Proteins encoded in a region of the Triticum dicoccoides isolate Atlit2015 ecotype Zavitan chromosome 3A, WEW_v2.0, whole genome shotgun sequence genome:
- the LOC119268996 gene encoding probable alpha,alpha-trehalose-phosphate synthase [UDP-forming] 7, with translation MMSRSYTNLLDLAEGNFAALGPAGGGARRRSGSFGMKRMSRVMTVPGTLSELDGEDESEPAATNSVASDVPSSVSGERLLVVSNQLPIVARRRPDGRGWSFSWDDDSLLLQLRDGIPDEMEVLFVGGVRADIPLAEQDEVSQALYDRFRCVAVFLPESLHDRFYHSFCKRQLWPLFHYMLPFASSAPTATSSSSSSSSAPPAGNGRFDRGSWEAYVLANKFFFEKVVEVINPEDDYVWVHDYHLMALPTFLRRRFNRLRIGFFLHSPFPSSEIYRTLPVREEILKALLNCDLIGFHTFDYARHFLSCCSRMLGIEYQSKRGYIGLEYFGRTVGIKIMPVGIHMDQLQAVLCLPDRQWRVSELQQQFEGKTVLLGVDDMDIFKGINLKLLAFENMLRTHPKWQGRAVLVQIAKPVRGKGKDLEAIEAEIRESYNRINGEFGRSGYSPVVFIDRDVSSVEKSAYYTIAECVVVTAVRDGMNLTPYEYIVCRQGTPRSESSSEVTGPKKSMLVVSEFIGCSPSLSGAIRVNPWNVEATAEAMNEAISMSDQEKQLRHEKHYRYVSTHDVAYWSKSFIQDLERACKDHFRRTCWGIGLGFGFRVVALDPHFTKLNMDSIVMAYERSESRAIFLDYDGTLVPQTSINKTPSAEVLRIINTLCSDERNIVFIVSGRGRDKLGEWFSSCPKLGIAAEHGYFLRWSRDDEWQTCAQASDFGWMEMAEPVMNLYTESTDGSYIENKESALVWHHQDADPGFGSSQAKEMLDHLESVLANEPVSVKSGQYIVEVKPQGISKGVIAENILISMKERGKQADFVLCIGDDRSDEDMFENIADIIKRGMVAPKTPLFACTVGQKPSKAKFYLDDTFEVATMLSALAEATDPEPMADSTDELATSMSSIDIGGEQSQSRGRAFDGL, from the exons ATGATGTCGCGGTCGTATACCAACCTGCTCGATCTCGCCGAGGGCAACTTCGCCGCGCTCGGCCcggccggcggcggggcgcggcggaggTCGGGCTCGTTCGGGATGAAGCGGATGTCGCGGGTCATGACGGTGCCGGGCACGCTGTCGGAGCTCGACGGGGAGGACGAGTCGGAGCCGGCCGCCACCAACAGCGTCGCCTCCGACGTGCCCTCCTCCGTGTCGGGCGAGCGCCTGCTCGTCGTCTCCAACCAGCTCCCAATCgtcgcgcgccgccgccccgacgGCCGCGGCTGGTCCTTCTCCTGGGACGACGACTCGCTGCTCCTCCAGCTCCGCGACGGCATTCCCGACGAGATGGAGGTGCTCTTCGTCGGCGGCGTGCGCGCCGACATCCCCCTCGCCGAGCAGGACGAGGTCTCGCAGGCGCTGTACGACCGCTTCCGCTGCGTCGCGGTGTTCCTCCCCGAGTCCCTCCACGACCGCTTCTACCACAGCTTCTGCAAGCGCCAACTCTGGCCTCTCTTCCACTACATGCTCCCCTTCGCCTCCTCCGCGCCTacagcaacctcctcctcctcctcctcctcatcggctCCCCCGGCTGGCAACGGCCGCTTCGACCGCGGCTCGTGGGAGGCATACGTGCTCGCCAACAAGTTCTTCTTCGAGAAGGTCGTGGAGGTCATCAACCCGGAGGACGACTATGTGTGGGTCCACGACTACCACCTCATGGCGCTTCCcaccttcctccgccgccgcttcAACCGCCTCCGCATCGGCTTCTTCCTCCACAGCCCATTCCCCTCGTCGGAGATCTACCGCACCCTGCCTGTCCGCGAGGAGATCCTAAAGGCGCTGCTCAATTGTGATCTCATTGGGTTCCACACTTTCGATTACGCCAGGCATTTCCTCTCATGCTGTAGTAGGATGCTGGGAATCGAATACCAGTCCAAGCGTGGGTACATTGGATTGGAGTACTTTGGCCGCACTGTTGGGATCAAAATCATGCCTGTGGGAATTCATATGGATCAGTTGCAGGCGGTTCTGTGCTTGCCGGACAGGCAGTGGAGAGTTTCCGAGCTGCAGCAGCAGTTTGAGGGGAAGACTGTGTTGCTCGGTGTGGATGATATGGACATCTTTAAAGGGATCAATCTGAAGCTTCTTGCCTTTGAGAATATGCTGAGGACGCACCCCAAGTGGCAGGGACGAGCAGTGTTGGTGCAGATTGCAAAGCCAGTCCGTGGGAAGGGTAAAGATCTGGAAGCCATTGAGGCTGAGATTCGTGAGAGCTACAATAGGATCAATGGAGAGTTTGGCCGGTCCGGGTACAGCCCTGTTGTTTTTATTGATAGGGATGTGTCTAGTGTGGAGAAGAGTGCCTACTATACGATCGCGGAATGTGTGGTAGTGACCGCAGTAAGGGATGGGATGAACTTGACACCATATGAATACATCGTCTGTAGGCAGGGGACACCTAGGTCGGAGTCCTCATCGGAGGTGACTGGGCCGAAGAAGAGCATGCTCGTGGTGTCAGAGTTCATTGGGTGCTCACCGTCTTTGAGTGGTGCTATTCGTGTTAACCCATGGAATGTAGAGGCAACTGCAGAGGCGATGAATGAGGCCATTTCAATGTCTGATCAGGAGAAGCAGCTGAGGCACGAGAAGCACTACCGTTATGTCAGCACTCATGATGTTGCTTATTGGTCGAAGAGCTTCATCCAGGACTTGGAGAGGGCTTGCAAGGACCATTTTAGAAGGACATGCTGGGGCATTGGATTGGGATTTGGTTTCAGGGTGGTGGCCTTAGACCCTCATTTCACAAAGCTTAACATGGATTCTATTGTTATGGCTTACGAGAGGTCAGAGAGCAGAGCTATATTTCTTGACTATGATGGAACATTGGTGCCTCAGACTTCCATCAACAAGACGCCTAGTGCAGAAGTTCTGAGGATTATCAATACCCTCTGCTCAGATGAGAGGAACATAGTTTTTATTGTCAGCGGGAGAGGCAGGGATAAATTGGGCGAATGGTTTTCCTCGTGTCCGAAGCTGGGTATTGCAGCTGAACATGGCTACTTCTTAAG GTGGAGTAGGGATGATGAGTGGCAAACGTGTGCCCAGGCTTCGGACTTCGGATGGATGGAAATGGCTGAACCAGTGATGAATTTGTATACGGAATCAACTGATGGATCCTACATTGAGAACAAGGAAAGTGCTTTGGTGTGGCACCACCAGGATGCTGACCCAGGCTTTGGGTCCTCACAGGCCAAAGAGATGCTTGATCACCTGGAGAGTGTGCTAGCAAACGAACCGGTCTCTGTTAAGAGTGGCCAGTATATTGTTGAAGTCAAACCTCAG GGAATAAGCAAGGGAGTAATAGCTGAAAACATACTGATATCAATGAAAGAGAGAGGAAAACAGGCCGACTTTGTATTGTGTATTGGTGATGACAGGTCTGACGAAGACATGTTTGAAAACATTGCGGACATAATCAAAAGGGGTATGGTTGCCCCCAAAACACCATTGTTTGCATGCACCGTGGGACAAAAACCAAGCAAAGCAAAATTCTACCTGGATGATACGTTTGAAGTGGCCACCATGCTGAGCGCACTGGCGGAGGCTACAGATCCTGAACCTATGGCTGACTCCACCGATGAGTTAGCTACGTCTATGTCCTCAATTGATATTGGTGGTGAACAAAGTCAGTCAAGGGGTAGAGCTTTCGATGGATTGTAG